The Chryseolinea soli genome contains a region encoding:
- a CDS encoding thermonuclease family protein: MFWGVALAEEEVKGKVIEVIDGNTLSVVGEDNQTHKVMLAGIDSPELEQEYGDKAKSALEKIVLKKTVVVKFTGRDRLGNYLAEVLVNGKEDPRVELLKQGYAWTAEKNPLPDLESYRTLAQEKGKGLWKQENPTPPWTFRRQQTMLVAKGS; this comes from the coding sequence ATGTTCTGGGGAGTCGCCCTGGCCGAAGAGGAAGTGAAAGGAAAAGTGATCGAGGTGATCGACGGCAACACGCTGAGCGTTGTCGGCGAAGATAACCAAACGCACAAAGTGATGCTGGCCGGCATCGACAGCCCCGAACTGGAACAGGAATATGGCGACAAAGCCAAATCGGCCCTCGAGAAGATCGTATTGAAGAAAACGGTTGTCGTAAAGTTTACGGGCCGCGACCGTCTGGGCAACTACCTGGCGGAAGTGCTGGTGAATGGAAAAGAGGATCCCCGCGTGGAACTGCTCAAGCAAGGCTATGCATGGACCGCCGAAAAGAACCCGCTGCCCGACCTGGAGTCGTATCGCACGCTGGCGCAAGAAAAAGGCAAAGGACTCTGGAAACAGGAAAATCCCACGCCGCCGTGGACGTTCCGCCGGCAGCAGACCATGCTGGTGGCCAAAGGCAGTTAA